In the genome of Gordonia rubripertincta, one region contains:
- a CDS encoding YihY/virulence factor BrkB family protein, with amino-acid sequence MPLTDDATSPVAAVRPNPSSAVTAPLDTSTRTPRRPSPLAGDTGVPGVTAPASRDVTVVPPPARTTREPATPEGVDEPVPANGTKEASDSDDADDKPGPPVLPNMHRVVWRTIVKSWDDGIIGWAAQAAFWQALSLPPLLLGLLGSVGYVAGWFGPGTVDIVYDRIIEFAQRTFTETVVDDLITPTVDSVLGRGRIGLMSVGFILSLWAGSSAMSCFIASIAKAHDQHEVRHPVWQRFFALFLYVGFLFVAVFLLPLVALGPNYLRAIVPESWGSFVTTLIDYGYFPFVAVLLLFVLTTLYHLALPNPLPWHRLIGGAIVAGVFFWVASYVLRIYLTKITEAGVSYGALATPIAFLLFTFSLGFGIVIGAEFNAAVQQFWPAKASTTTQVRHWVNSQTSDITGQLKTIPDRLSSGPIRRPTRDHRGGD; translated from the coding sequence GTGCCACTGACCGACGACGCGACGTCGCCGGTGGCTGCGGTGCGCCCGAATCCGTCGAGCGCGGTGACCGCTCCGCTCGACACCTCGACCCGGACGCCGCGCCGGCCGAGCCCGCTCGCCGGCGACACCGGCGTTCCCGGCGTCACCGCACCCGCCTCGCGTGACGTCACGGTCGTGCCGCCACCGGCGCGCACGACGAGGGAACCGGCCACGCCCGAGGGCGTCGACGAACCCGTCCCGGCGAACGGCACGAAGGAAGCCTCCGATTCGGACGATGCCGACGACAAGCCCGGTCCCCCCGTTCTGCCCAACATGCATCGGGTGGTCTGGCGGACGATCGTGAAGTCCTGGGACGACGGGATCATCGGCTGGGCGGCGCAGGCCGCCTTCTGGCAGGCGCTCTCGCTACCCCCGCTGCTGCTCGGGCTGCTCGGTTCGGTCGGTTACGTCGCGGGCTGGTTCGGACCCGGCACCGTCGACATCGTGTACGACCGCATCATCGAGTTCGCGCAGCGCACCTTCACCGAGACCGTGGTCGACGATCTGATCACCCCGACCGTGGACAGCGTTCTCGGCCGGGGCCGTATCGGACTCATGTCGGTCGGCTTCATCCTGTCGCTGTGGGCCGGCTCGTCGGCGATGTCGTGTTTCATCGCCTCCATCGCCAAGGCTCACGATCAGCACGAGGTGCGGCATCCCGTGTGGCAGCGCTTCTTTGCGCTGTTCCTCTACGTCGGTTTCCTGTTCGTCGCGGTGTTCCTGCTGCCGCTGGTCGCTCTCGGACCGAACTATCTGCGGGCGATCGTCCCGGAGTCGTGGGGGTCGTTCGTGACCACGCTCATCGACTACGGTTACTTCCCGTTCGTCGCCGTGCTGCTGCTGTTCGTGCTCACCACGCTCTACCACCTGGCGCTGCCCAATCCGCTGCCGTGGCACCGGCTCATCGGCGGCGCGATCGTCGCGGGCGTGTTCTTCTGGGTCGCGAGCTACGTGCTGCGCATCTACCTGACAAAAATCACCGAGGCGGGCGTGTCCTACGGGGCGCTGGCAACGCCGATCGCCTTCCTGCTGTTCACCTTCTCGCTCGGCTTCGGCATCGTCATCGGGGCCGAGTTCAACGCCGCGGTGCAACAGTTCTGGCCCGCCAAGGCGTCCACGACGACCCAGGTTCGGCACTGGGTCAACTCACAGACCTCCGACATCACCGGTCAGCTCAAGACGATCCCCGACCGGTTGTCGTCGGGACCGATCCGACGCCCCACGCGCGACCACCGCGGGGGCGACTGA
- a CDS encoding DUF3039 domain-containing protein, whose translation MATETIERPDLDEWTDTETDERSDADATDSSDDDRPKFFHYVKKDKIAESAVMGSHVVALCGETFPVTRAAKPGSPVCPKCKKIYAKLRK comes from the coding sequence CAACTGAAACCATCGAACGCCCCGATCTCGACGAGTGGACCGACACCGAGACCGACGAGAGGTCCGACGCCGACGCCACCGACAGCAGTGACGACGACCGGCCCAAGTTCTTTCACTACGTCAAGAAGGACAAGATCGCGGAGAGCGCCGTGATGGGCAGCCACGTGGTCGCGCTCTGCGGCGAGACCTTCCCGGTGACCCGTGCGGCCAAGCCGGGTTCGCCGGTGTGCCCCAAGTGCAAGAAGATCTACGCCAAGCTGCGCAAGTAG